The proteins below come from a single Aminivibrio pyruvatiphilus genomic window:
- a CDS encoding DUF1116 domain-containing protein, whose amino-acid sequence MIDIEKANGEALSRLLSAQPVVVGMGKAKDTVPGMKDRMLLHAGPPLSWETASGPIRGGVMAACMYEGWADTPEDAEKLAAGGGITFDPCHHHHAVGPMAGIVSPSMPVFVLENRTAGNTSYVTMNEGLGKVLRMGAFAPEVIERLRWMEKVLYPVLDAGIRLSVERGQELDVKNMIAQALHMGDELHNRNKAGTSLFLRAIAPFLVETCRNSADLAEVIRFIDKNDHFFLNLAMAAGKASTEAAHGVEGSSLVTVMARNGTEFGIKVSGLGDDWFTCQAALPDVLLFPGFTREDTNRDIGDSAIMETYGVGGFALAAAPAIVQFIGGTPKDAANYTLEMYEITEGENNMFTIPALNFRGTPTGIDILKVAETGVTPVLDTGAAHREPGKGQVGAGIVRMPAEAFLKAAGAFADRYLGE is encoded by the coding sequence GTGATCGACATCGAAAAGGCGAACGGGGAGGCTCTCTCCCGGCTGCTTTCCGCCCAGCCTGTAGTGGTGGGCATGGGAAAGGCTAAGGACACCGTGCCGGGAATGAAGGACAGGATGCTTCTCCACGCCGGGCCTCCGCTTTCGTGGGAGACGGCGTCCGGACCCATCCGGGGCGGCGTCATGGCCGCATGCATGTACGAAGGGTGGGCGGACACTCCCGAGGATGCCGAAAAACTCGCCGCAGGCGGGGGCATCACCTTCGACCCATGCCACCATCACCACGCGGTGGGGCCCATGGCGGGGATCGTCTCTCCGAGCATGCCCGTCTTCGTCCTTGAAAACAGGACGGCGGGCAACACATCCTATGTCACCATGAACGAGGGACTCGGCAAGGTGCTCCGCATGGGAGCCTTCGCTCCCGAAGTCATCGAGAGGCTCCGGTGGATGGAGAAGGTTCTCTATCCGGTTCTTGACGCCGGAATACGGCTCAGCGTCGAGCGGGGCCAGGAGCTGGACGTGAAGAACATGATCGCCCAGGCCCTCCACATGGGAGACGAGCTCCACAACAGGAACAAGGCGGGCACATCCCTCTTCCTCAGGGCCATCGCCCCCTTCCTCGTGGAAACCTGCAGAAATTCCGCGGATCTCGCCGAGGTCATCCGGTTCATCGACAAGAACGACCATTTCTTCCTGAACCTTGCCATGGCGGCCGGCAAGGCGTCCACGGAAGCGGCCCACGGCGTTGAAGGCTCCAGCCTTGTCACCGTCATGGCCCGGAACGGCACCGAGTTCGGCATCAAGGTGTCCGGCCTCGGGGACGACTGGTTCACCTGCCAGGCGGCACTCCCCGATGTACTTCTCTTCCCCGGCTTCACCAGGGAGGACACCAACCGGGACATCGGCGACAGCGCCATCATGGAGACCTACGGCGTGGGGGGCTTCGCCCTCGCAGCCGCCCCGGCCATCGTCCAGTTCATCGGCGGAACACCGAAGGACGCAGCCAACTACACCCTCGAAATGTACGAGATCACGGAGGGTGAAAACAACATGTTCACCATTCCCGCCCTGAACTTCAGGGGAACCCCCACGGGAATCGACATTCTCAAAGTGGCGGAAACGGGAGTGACTCCCGTTCTTGATACGGGCGCGGCCCACAGGGAACCCGGAAAGGGACAGGTGGGCGCAGGAATCGTCAGGATGCCTGCCGAGGCCTTTCTCAAGGCCGCCGGGGCGTTCGCGGACCGGTACCTGGGCGAATGA